The following proteins come from a genomic window of Eleginops maclovinus isolate JMC-PN-2008 ecotype Puerto Natales chromosome 8, JC_Emac_rtc_rv5, whole genome shotgun sequence:
- the rpl37 gene encoding 60S ribosomal protein L37: MTKGTSSFGKRRNKTHTLCRRCGSKAYHLQKSSCGKCGYPEKRKRKYNWSAKAKRRNTTGTGRLRHLKVVYRRFRNGFREGTTPKPRRAAVAASSSS, encoded by the exons ATG aCGAAGGGAACTTCCTCTTTCGGTAAGCGCCGGAACAAGACGCACACTCTGTGCCGTCGTTGTGGATCCAAGGCATACCATCTGCAGAAGTCCTCCTGCGGCAAGTGTGGCTACCCCGAGAAGCGCAAGAGAAAGT ACAACTGGAGCGCTAAGGCCAAGAGGAGGAACACCACTGGAACCGGCCGTCTCAGACACCTGAAGGTCGTCTACCGCAGATTCAG GAATGGTTTCAGGGAAGGCACCACCCCCAAACCCAGACGTGCTGCAGTGGCCGCCTCCAGCTCATCctaa